Proteins from one Coregonus clupeaformis isolate EN_2021a chromosome 29, ASM2061545v1, whole genome shotgun sequence genomic window:
- the vps4a gene encoding vacuolar protein sorting-associated protein 4A has translation MTTSTLQKAIDLVTKATEEDKNKNYEEALRLYQHAVEYFLHAIKYEAHSDKAKESIRGKCMQYLDRAEKLKDFLKNKEKAGKKPVKEAQSNDKSDSDSEGENPERKKLQEQLMGAIVMEKPNVRWNDVAGLEGAKEALKEAVILPIKFPHLFTGKRTPWRGILLFGPPGTGKSYLAKAVATEANNSTFFSVSSSDLMSKWLGESEKLVKNLFDLARQHKPSIIFIDEVDSLCGSRNENESEAARRIKTEFLVQMQGVGNNNDGILTLGATNIPWVLDAAIRRRFEKRIYIPLPEEPARSQMFRLHLGNTPHSLSDADLRQLAKKTEGYSGADISVIVRDALMQPVRKVQSATHFKKVRGPSRANSQLMVDDLLTPCSPGDPAAIELTWMDVPSDKLLEPIVCMSDMLRSLSTTRPTVNTEDLFKVRKFTEDFGQEG, from the exons ATGACAACGTCAACATTACAG AAAGCGATTGATCTTGTGACCAAAGCCACAGAGGAGGACAAGAACAAGAACTATGAGGAGGCCTTGCGCCTTTACCAGCATGCAGTGGAGTACTTCCTGCATGCTATCAAGT ATGAGGCCCACAGTGACAAGGCAAAGGAGAGCATACGTGGAAAGTGTATGCAGTACCTAGACCGGGCCGAGAAACTCAAAGATTTCTTGAAAAACAAAGAAAAAGCAGGGAAGAAGCCTGTCAAGGAAGCACAGAGTAATGATAA gagtgacagtgacagtgaggGTGAAAACCCAGAGAGAAAGAAACTGCAGGAGCAACTGATGG GTGCCATTGTAATGGAAAAGCCCAATGTCCGGTGGAACGATGTAGCTGGACTGGAGGGAGCTAAGGAGGCCCTGAAGGAAGCTGTAATCCTGCCAATTAAATTCCCTCACCTCTTCACAG GCAAACGCACTCCATGGAGAGGGATTCTTCTCTTTGGACCACCTGGGACAGGAAAGTCTTACCTGGCCAAAGCAGTAGCCACAGAAGCCAACAACTCCACCTTCTTCTCTGTGTCATCATCAGACCTCATGTCCAAGTGGCTTGGAGAGAGTGAGAA ACTGGTGAAGAACCTGTTTGATCTTGCCCGCCAGCACAAGCCCTCCATCATCTTTATTGACGAGGTGGACTCGCTCTGTGGCTCCAGGAATGAGAATGAGAGTGAGGCAGCCCGGCGGATTAAGACCGAGTTCCTGGTACAGATGCAAG GTGTGGGCAACAACAACGATGGAATCCTCACCCTTGGGGCCACTAACATTCCCTGGGTTCTGGATGCTGCCATCCGGAGAAG GTTTGAGAAGCGTATCTACATCCCTCTCCCAGAGGAGCCCGCCAGGTCCCAGATGTTCCGGCTGCACCTGGGCAACACACCCCACAGCCTGAGTGACGCAGACCTGCGTCAGCTTGCCAAAAAGACAGAAGGCTACTCCGGGGCTGACATCAGCGTCATCGTACGAGATGCCCTCATGCAGCCTGTCAGGAAAGTGCAGTCAGCCACACACTTCAAAAAG GTGCGAGGGCCATCCCGTGCCAACAGTCAATTGATGGTGGATGACCTTCTGACCCCGTGTTCACCTGGGGACCCAGCTGCCATAGAATTAACCTGGATGGATGTGCCTAGCGACAAGCTGCTGGAGCCCATCGTCTGCATG